A genomic stretch from Hemicordylus capensis ecotype Gifberg chromosome 5, rHemCap1.1.pri, whole genome shotgun sequence includes:
- the LOC128327999 gene encoding metallothionein-1-like: MDSQDCPCMSGGACTCGNNCQCKNCKCCKKSCCSCCPVGCAKCAQGCICKGPPSTKCSCCK; encoded by the coding sequence ATGGATTCTCAAGATTGTCCCTGCATGAGTGGTGGTGCATGCACCTGTGGCAACAACTGCCAGTGCAAAAACTGCAAGTGCTGCAAAAAGAGCTGTTGCTCCTGTTGCCCAGTGGGCTGTGCCAAGTGTGCCCAGGGCTGTATCTGCAAAGGGCCCCCTTCCACCAAatgcagctgttgcaagtaa